A region from the Aegilops tauschii subsp. strangulata cultivar AL8/78 chromosome 5, Aet v6.0, whole genome shotgun sequence genome encodes:
- the LOC109734051 gene encoding TITAN-like protein isoform X1 encodes MPPKPHAAGGGAYEYCELCRRNHDQGRRHRYFPAHRAALAAALSGFRAKLADLRRALLRPSTPGPRSRLWCPFCSADLVDLDSRFACSNAIYHLASEEHLKGVKDFLRKHGGGMDQVDLFRISEDELAKWEKGCESSGTEAQALADGMIGPSLGPLKDIQNESTSKISDSFAETDIPSFHNTASCVVMPLQSPTNGAYYPTSTACYGSSTSGSVAYSAPFGTSGLPVKPCVTTHGHQGMPSTNMFHSADAQMKGAQSTSLGNGPNPPASSFVYVQQGHSGGKFNQGLKANVHTGAPPPWLEASEHDPKNVSLASYALPSSLKGKSRKLNPKRVGAAWAERRRAEMEMEKRGEAVPETPDASWLPNFGGVWQSGSRKESRKEFEKNHKLKEENNPELLTEIKPYISKRMRVGSNKDGQPDSTVE; translated from the exons ATGCCGCCGAAGCCGCACGCCGCCGGCGGTGGCGCCTACGAGTACTGCGAGCTGTGCCGCCGCAACCACGACCAGGGCCGGCGCCACCGCTACTTCCCCGCCCaccgcgccgccctcgccgccgcgctctccGGCTTCCGCGCCAAGCTCGCCGACCTCCGCCGCGCGCTCCTCCGCCCCTCCACGCCTGGCCCCCGCTCCCGCCTCTGGTGCCCCTTCTGCTCCGCCGACCTCGTCGACCTCGACAGCCGCTTCGCCTG CAGCAATGCGATTTACCACCTCGCGAGCGAGGAGCACCTGAAGGGCGTCAAGGATTTCCTGCGGAAGCATGGGGGCGGGATGGATCAGGTCGATTTGTTTAGGATCTCAGAGGATGAGCTTGCAAAG TGGGAGAAGGGCTGTGAGTCTTCCGGTACTGAAGCACAGGCATTGGCCGATGGCATGATTGGACCATCTCTGGGGCCGTTGAAAGATATCCAAAATGAATCTACCTCTAAAATTTCGGATAGTTTTGCTGAAACTGACATCCCATCTTTTCATAATACTGCATCTTGTGTTGTTATGCCTTTACAAAGTCCTACCAATGGGGCCTATTACCCCACTAGTACAGCGTGTTATGGATCTTCCACCTCTGGAAGTGTTGCTTATTCTGCTCCATTTGGTACTTCCGGACTGCCTGTCAAACCCTGTGTCACAACACATGGACATCAGGGGATGCCGAGCACAAACATGTTTCATAGTGCTGATGCACAAATGAAAG GTGCTCAATCTACTTCCCTCGGAAATGGACCAAATCCACCGGCTTCTTCTTTTGTATAT GTCCAACAGGGCCACTCTGGAGGGAAATTCAATCAGG GCCTGAAAGCAAATGTGCATACTGGTGCTCCTCCTCCATGGTTAGAAGCTAGTGAGCATGATCCAAAGAATGTGTCACTCGCCAGCTATGCTCTTCCATCTTCTCTGAAAGGAAAATCAAGAAAACTTAACCCAAAGCGTGTTGGAGCTGCATGGGCAGAGAGAAGAAGAGCTGAAATGGAAATGGAAAAGCGAGGTGAAGCCGTTCCAGAAACGCCTGATGCTAGTTGGCTCCCTAATTTTGGTGGTGTCTGGCAATCTGGTTCGCGAAAGGAATCGAGGAAAGAGTTTGAGAAAAATCATAAGCTTAAAGAGGAGAACAATCCTGAGTTACTCACTGAGATAAAACCATATATCAGCAAAAGGATG CGTGTAGGCTCTAATAAAGATGGACAACCGGACAGCACTGTAGAATAG
- the LOC109734050 gene encoding meiosis-specific protein PAIR2 encodes MVMMAQKTKEAEITEQDSLLLTRNLLRIAIYNISYIRGLFPEKYFNDKSVPALEMKIKKLMPMDAESRRLIDWMEKGVYDALQKKYLKTLLFCICEKEEGPMIEEYAFSFSYPNTNGEEVAMNMSRTGSKKNSATFKSNAAEVTPDQMRSSACKMIRTLVSLMRTLDQMPEERTILMKLLYYDDATPEDYEPPFFKGCAENEAVNIWNKNPLKMEVGNVNSKHLVLALKVKSVLDPCDANDANSDDDKMSLGRESDQDDDLSDTEVRPSEVDRYVVAPNDGNCKGQSGTNSEDETQDAAHEEELTAQVRAWICSRDMGTVSASDVLSNYPDISLEMVEDILERLLKDGLLSRAGKDGYAVNKVTDPKTPYIKKEREVAMHNVSPTEGTKNNDADLMYMKALYHALPMDYVTIAKLQGKLDGEANQSTVRKLMDKMVQDGYIKNSGNRRLGKAVIHSEVTNRKLLEIKKILEVDITDEMAVDTNARPAEFDRRDHQMADQEMKDGSTNGRFQSVGSDLTRTRDLPEQQQNNKDPSRTPTSNRESATSLESGVLGQRIRKSLAREESMCTPDKRTRKTSMVKEPILQQVKRQKS; translated from the exons ATG GTGATGATGGCTCAGAAGACGAAGGAGGCGGAGATCACGGAGCAGGACTCGCTGCTTCTA ACAAGGAATTTGCTCCGGATTGCTATATACAACATCAGCTACATCAGAGGCCTATTCCCTGAGAAGTACTTCAATGATAAGTCTGTTCCAGCACTAG AGATGAAGATTAAGAAGCTGATGCCCATGGATGCTGAATCCAGGAGGTTGATTGATTGGATGGAGAAAG GTGTTTATGATGCCTTACAAAAGAAATATCTCAAGACCCTTCTCTTCTGTATATGTGAGAAGGAGGAAGGCCCAATGATTGAAGAGTATGCCT TCTCATTTAGCTACCCCAACACAAACGGGGAAGAAGTTGCAATGAACATGAGTCGCACAGGGAGCAAAAAGAATAGTGCCACATTCAAGTCAAATGCAGCAGAAGTCACTCCTGATCAGATGAG GAGCTCTGCTTGTAAGATGATCAGAACGCTGGTTTCACTTATGAGGACCTTGGATCAAATGCCAGAGGAG CGAACCATTCTGATGAAGCTGCTATACTATGATGATGCCACA CCTGAGGATTACGAGCCTCCCTTCTTTAAGGGTTGTGCTGAGAATGAGGCTGTAAATATATGGAACAAGAACCCCTTGAAGATGGAAGTGGGGAATGTCAATAGCAAGCATCTTGTGTTAGCTTTGAAG GTTAAGAGTGTCCTTGATCCGTGTGATGCTAATGATGCTAACAGTGATGATGACAAGATGAGCTTGGGTCGTGAGTCAGACCAAGATGATGACTTATCGGACACCGAG GTTCGCCCATCTGAAGTGGATCGTTACGTCGTTGCTCCTAATG ATGGAAATTGCAAAGGTCAAAGTGGTACAAACTCAGAAG ATGAAACTCAAGATGCTGCTCATGAGGAAGAGCTAACAGCTCAAGTAAGAGCATGGATATGCTCAAGAGACATGGGTACTGTTAGTGCTTCAGATGTCCTTTCCAACTACCCTGACATATCATTG GAAATGGTGGAAG ATATTTTGGAGAGGCTACTTAAAGATGGTTTACTTTCCAGGGCAGGCAAGGATGGTTATGCTGTTAACAAG GTTACTGATCCCAAAACACCCTACataaagaaagagagagaggTTGCCATGCACAATGTTTCACCTACTGAAGGAACCAAAAACAACGATGCAGATCTGATGTACATGAAG GCATTATACCACGCACTTCCAATGGATTATGTGACTATAGCTAAGCTTCAGGGCAAGCTTGATGGCGAAGCCAACCAGAGCACAGTCCGAAAGTTGATGGACAAAATGGTGCAAGATGGATACATTAAGAATTCAGGCAACAGAAGATTAG GAAAAGCTGTCATTCATTCTGAAGTCACCAACAGAAAGCTCCTTGAGATAAAAAAGATACTGGAAGTTGATATCACTGATGAAATG GCAGTTGATACCAATGCAAGGCCTGCTGAGTTTGACCGCAGAGATCATCAGATGGCTG ACCAGGAAATGAAAGATGGCTCGACAAACGGCCGCTTCCAGTCAGTTGGATCTGATCTTACCCGCACACGGGACCTACCAGAGCAGCAGCAGAATAACAAGGACCCAAGCAGGACTCCCACAAGCAATCGCGAG TCGGCTACGTCCCTGGAGAGTGGGGTGCTCGGGCAGAGGATCAGGAAGTCTCTGGCTCGCGAAGAGTCGATGTGCACGCCGGACAAGCGGACCAGGAAGACCAGCATG GTGAAGGAGCCGATCCTCCAGCAGGTCAAGCGCCAGAAGTCCTAG
- the LOC109734051 gene encoding TITAN-like protein isoform X2 translates to MPPKPHAAGGGAYEYCELCRRNHDQGRRHRYFPAHRAALAAALSGFRAKLADLRRALLRPSTPGPRSRLWCPFCSADLVDLDSRFACNAIYHLASEEHLKGVKDFLRKHGGGMDQVDLFRISEDELAKWEKGCESSGTEAQALADGMIGPSLGPLKDIQNESTSKISDSFAETDIPSFHNTASCVVMPLQSPTNGAYYPTSTACYGSSTSGSVAYSAPFGTSGLPVKPCVTTHGHQGMPSTNMFHSADAQMKGAQSTSLGNGPNPPASSFVYVQQGHSGGKFNQGLKANVHTGAPPPWLEASEHDPKNVSLASYALPSSLKGKSRKLNPKRVGAAWAERRRAEMEMEKRGEAVPETPDASWLPNFGGVWQSGSRKESRKEFEKNHKLKEENNPELLTEIKPYISKRMRVGSNKDGQPDSTVE, encoded by the exons ATGCCGCCGAAGCCGCACGCCGCCGGCGGTGGCGCCTACGAGTACTGCGAGCTGTGCCGCCGCAACCACGACCAGGGCCGGCGCCACCGCTACTTCCCCGCCCaccgcgccgccctcgccgccgcgctctccGGCTTCCGCGCCAAGCTCGCCGACCTCCGCCGCGCGCTCCTCCGCCCCTCCACGCCTGGCCCCCGCTCCCGCCTCTGGTGCCCCTTCTGCTCCGCCGACCTCGTCGACCTCGACAGCCGCTTCGCCTG CAATGCGATTTACCACCTCGCGAGCGAGGAGCACCTGAAGGGCGTCAAGGATTTCCTGCGGAAGCATGGGGGCGGGATGGATCAGGTCGATTTGTTTAGGATCTCAGAGGATGAGCTTGCAAAG TGGGAGAAGGGCTGTGAGTCTTCCGGTACTGAAGCACAGGCATTGGCCGATGGCATGATTGGACCATCTCTGGGGCCGTTGAAAGATATCCAAAATGAATCTACCTCTAAAATTTCGGATAGTTTTGCTGAAACTGACATCCCATCTTTTCATAATACTGCATCTTGTGTTGTTATGCCTTTACAAAGTCCTACCAATGGGGCCTATTACCCCACTAGTACAGCGTGTTATGGATCTTCCACCTCTGGAAGTGTTGCTTATTCTGCTCCATTTGGTACTTCCGGACTGCCTGTCAAACCCTGTGTCACAACACATGGACATCAGGGGATGCCGAGCACAAACATGTTTCATAGTGCTGATGCACAAATGAAAG GTGCTCAATCTACTTCCCTCGGAAATGGACCAAATCCACCGGCTTCTTCTTTTGTATAT GTCCAACAGGGCCACTCTGGAGGGAAATTCAATCAGG GCCTGAAAGCAAATGTGCATACTGGTGCTCCTCCTCCATGGTTAGAAGCTAGTGAGCATGATCCAAAGAATGTGTCACTCGCCAGCTATGCTCTTCCATCTTCTCTGAAAGGAAAATCAAGAAAACTTAACCCAAAGCGTGTTGGAGCTGCATGGGCAGAGAGAAGAAGAGCTGAAATGGAAATGGAAAAGCGAGGTGAAGCCGTTCCAGAAACGCCTGATGCTAGTTGGCTCCCTAATTTTGGTGGTGTCTGGCAATCTGGTTCGCGAAAGGAATCGAGGAAAGAGTTTGAGAAAAATCATAAGCTTAAAGAGGAGAACAATCCTGAGTTACTCACTGAGATAAAACCATATATCAGCAAAAGGATG CGTGTAGGCTCTAATAAAGATGGACAACCGGACAGCACTGTAGAATAG